A single region of the Caballeronia insecticola genome encodes:
- a CDS encoding GntR family transcriptional regulator: protein MHTILPEPARSADDVYAAIKHALAGGQYGAGQYLREEQLARSLGVSRTPVREALRRLDAEGWVETRANYGVRVKAWTLQDAREIFEARLLIEPYLAGRAALAISAADIARLKTLADAMLAITQRPSTHETCEAWFTANGEFHAIITAAANNARLDRSLKSMKETPLIKWTFDTYSDADRERSARQHVEIVLALEQRNTAWAEAVTRCHILAAEKAVLDRYDREHSASA, encoded by the coding sequence TTGCATACAATCTTGCCCGAACCGGCCCGTTCGGCGGATGACGTCTACGCCGCGATCAAGCACGCGCTGGCGGGCGGGCAATACGGCGCAGGCCAGTATCTGCGCGAGGAACAACTCGCCAGAAGTCTCGGCGTAAGCCGCACGCCGGTGCGCGAAGCCCTGCGCCGCCTCGACGCCGAAGGCTGGGTCGAAACGCGCGCGAACTACGGCGTGCGCGTGAAGGCGTGGACCTTGCAGGACGCGCGCGAGATCTTCGAAGCGCGGCTTTTGATCGAGCCGTATCTGGCCGGGCGCGCGGCGCTCGCGATCAGCGCGGCCGACATCGCGCGCCTCAAAACGCTTGCCGATGCGATGCTCGCGATCACGCAGCGTCCATCGACGCACGAGACATGCGAAGCCTGGTTCACCGCGAACGGCGAATTCCACGCGATCATCACGGCCGCCGCGAACAACGCGCGCCTCGATCGCTCGCTCAAGTCGATGAAGGAAACGCCGCTCATCAAGTGGACGTTCGACACCTACAGCGACGCCGACCGCGAGCGCAGCGCGCGCCAGCATGTCGAGATCGTTCTTGCGCTCGAACAGCGCAATACCGCGTGGGCGGAAGCCGTCACGCGCTGCCATATTCTCGCCGCCGAAAAGGCGGTGCTCGACCGCTACGACAGAGAGCATTCCGCCTCCGCGTGA
- a CDS encoding cytochrome c has product MKRKRRIFKRAFTLASFMLACAQSMAASLAINVGGERSLTTDQLLTRPDVATIRVPNDVTFHRTMTYRAVPLRALLGIAQLPAGTELQITATDGFVTHLSSNLLFGDAKKRAEPWLAIESPDEPWPHVSGSGDIGPFYVVWLDPAASGVTSEQWPFKVDAIRIAQTLAARWPQLAVDKNVPANSPVRRGQSVLATQCMVCHKMNGAGDASMGPDLGRPHNPTEYFQPWVLKSFIRDPKSIRAWPDMKMPPFDKNALSDSDLDALIAYLGYMAKRPK; this is encoded by the coding sequence TTGAAACGCAAACGTCGCATCTTCAAACGTGCCTTCACGCTCGCGAGCTTCATGCTCGCCTGCGCGCAGTCGATGGCCGCGAGCCTCGCGATCAATGTCGGCGGCGAGCGTTCGCTCACGACCGACCAGTTGCTCACGCGCCCCGACGTCGCGACCATTCGCGTGCCGAACGACGTCACCTTTCATCGCACGATGACGTATCGCGCCGTGCCGCTGCGGGCGCTGCTCGGCATCGCGCAACTGCCCGCCGGGACCGAGCTGCAGATCACCGCCACGGATGGCTTCGTCACGCATCTTTCGTCGAATCTCCTGTTCGGCGATGCGAAGAAACGCGCCGAGCCGTGGCTCGCGATCGAATCGCCCGACGAGCCGTGGCCGCATGTGTCGGGCAGCGGCGATATCGGTCCGTTCTATGTCGTGTGGCTCGATCCGGCTGCGTCGGGCGTGACGAGCGAACAATGGCCGTTCAAGGTCGATGCGATTCGCATTGCGCAGACGCTCGCCGCGCGCTGGCCGCAGCTCGCCGTCGACAAGAACGTGCCCGCGAATTCGCCGGTGCGCCGCGGCCAGAGCGTGTTAGCGACGCAGTGCATGGTCTGCCACAAGATGAACGGCGCCGGCGATGCATCGATGGGCCCCGACCTCGGACGCCCGCACAATCCGACCGAATACTTTCAGCCGTGGGTGCTGAAGTCGTTCATCCGCGATCCGAAGTCGATTCGCGCGTGGCCCGACATGAAAATGCCCCCTTTCGACAAAAACGCGCTCAGCGACAGCGATCTCGACGCGCTTATCGCCTATCTTGGCTACATGGCCAAGCGCCCGAAGTAA
- a CDS encoding IclR family transcriptional regulator yields MPGVTERTLAVLEFLATQMEGTPLAMISDQLEIPRSACHRLLVDLKQCGYVRQLREHGDYVLTTKLVGLGLSYLATSGIVDIAQSMLDRLAETSGELVRLAIVDGDRLTWVAKAQGALKGLRYDPDMGMDTILSCSATGHAWMMTMSDERALELVSRQGFGSPKQYGPRAPTTVTGLLEFVHAARERGYATINEVFAPGMTAMAAPVQRRGYPAIGVISIAGPLVRLTEKRMMTLGPTLLAAAQELAAASLASPLFGRVR; encoded by the coding sequence ATGCCCGGCGTCACCGAACGAACCTTGGCGGTCCTCGAATTTCTCGCGACGCAAATGGAAGGCACGCCCCTCGCGATGATCTCGGACCAGCTCGAAATACCGCGCAGCGCGTGTCATCGTCTGCTCGTCGATCTGAAGCAATGCGGCTATGTGCGGCAATTGCGCGAGCACGGCGACTACGTGCTGACGACCAAACTCGTGGGCCTCGGGCTGAGCTATCTGGCGACGTCGGGTATCGTCGATATCGCGCAGAGCATGCTCGACCGGCTCGCCGAAACGTCGGGCGAACTGGTGCGGCTTGCGATCGTCGACGGCGACCGCCTCACGTGGGTCGCGAAAGCGCAAGGCGCGCTCAAGGGCCTGCGCTACGATCCGGACATGGGCATGGACACGATCCTCTCGTGCAGCGCAACCGGCCACGCGTGGATGATGACGATGTCCGACGAACGCGCGCTCGAACTCGTGTCGAGACAAGGCTTCGGATCGCCGAAGCAATACGGGCCGCGCGCGCCGACCACCGTCACGGGCCTGCTCGAATTCGTACACGCCGCCCGCGAGCGCGGCTACGCGACGATCAACGAAGTCTTCGCGCCCGGCATGACGGCGATGGCCGCGCCCGTGCAGCGGCGCGGCTATCCGGCGATCGGCGTCATCAGCATTGCGGGACCGCTGGTGCGGCTCACCGAAAAGCGCATGATGACGCTCGGGCCGACGCTCCTCGCGGCCGCGCAGGAACTTGCGGCGGCGAGCCTCGCTTCGCCGTTGTTCGGGAGAGTGCGTTGA
- a CDS encoding MFS transporter has translation MLQSSSNEANQAMRTRAVTAAAIGTALEWFDFTLYGALAATVLPKLFFPAMDPTSALLASLATFGVGLAARPLGAIICGHLGDKLGRRNLMLGTVTVMGLASMLMGFLPTYASIGVWAPLLLVILRILQGFALGGESTGAQLMAIEHASPDARGKYSGLLGLCSPLSQIMANGVLLALSSTMSADAFDSYGWRIPFVLSFVLVIVGLYIRLRVSETPAFVALSKTEVAHVGSPLRDALRLHWRTVLRWMLFFCGPAAIFYLIVVFSLSYVTKTLGVPKQTGFLLLMGANVCAIVGALAGGMLSDRIGRRRALAIGSTATLLMLFVYFQILDTKSFMPMLLAMGFFLGFTQFQSGIQPVAFAEAFPTNVRYSGSALAYTGANLIAGGPMPVLAVWLFAVCNGSPWGVVAVCVVFNVISLAMILTAPETRGIDLNRTDSAAEVAGTDAPNAMHSQSH, from the coding sequence ATGCTTCAATCATCATCCAACGAGGCCAATCAGGCCATGCGCACGCGCGCCGTGACCGCTGCCGCGATCGGCACGGCGCTCGAATGGTTCGACTTCACGCTGTACGGCGCGCTCGCCGCCACCGTATTGCCGAAGCTGTTTTTCCCCGCGATGGACCCGACTTCCGCGCTGCTGGCGTCGCTGGCGACGTTCGGCGTCGGGCTGGCGGCGCGGCCGCTCGGCGCGATCATCTGCGGCCATCTCGGCGACAAGCTCGGCCGCCGCAATCTCATGCTCGGCACCGTCACCGTGATGGGCCTCGCCTCGATGCTGATGGGCTTTTTGCCGACCTACGCGAGCATCGGCGTGTGGGCGCCGCTGTTGCTCGTGATCCTGCGCATCCTGCAAGGCTTCGCGCTCGGCGGCGAATCGACCGGCGCGCAGCTCATGGCGATCGAACATGCGAGCCCCGACGCGCGCGGCAAGTATTCCGGCCTGCTCGGATTGTGTTCGCCGCTCTCGCAGATCATGGCGAACGGCGTGCTGCTCGCGCTTTCATCGACCATGTCCGCCGACGCTTTCGACAGCTACGGCTGGCGCATTCCGTTCGTCCTGAGCTTCGTGCTGGTGATCGTCGGCCTGTATATCCGGCTGCGCGTCTCGGAGACGCCTGCGTTCGTGGCGCTGTCGAAGACCGAAGTCGCGCATGTCGGCAGTCCGCTGCGCGATGCGTTGCGCCTGCACTGGCGCACCGTGCTGCGCTGGATGCTGTTCTTCTGCGGACCGGCGGCGATCTTCTATCTGATCGTGGTGTTTTCGCTGAGCTATGTGACGAAGACGCTCGGCGTGCCGAAGCAAACCGGCTTTCTCCTGCTGATGGGCGCGAACGTCTGCGCAATCGTCGGCGCGCTGGCGGGCGGCATGCTGAGCGATCGCATCGGACGACGCCGTGCGCTCGCCATCGGCTCGACCGCGACGCTGTTGATGCTCTTCGTCTATTTCCAGATTCTCGATACGAAGAGCTTCATGCCGATGCTGCTCGCCATGGGCTTCTTCCTCGGCTTCACGCAGTTTCAGAGCGGCATTCAGCCGGTCGCGTTCGCCGAAGCGTTCCCGACGAACGTGCGCTATTCCGGCTCCGCGCTCGCCTATACGGGCGCGAATCTGATCGCGGGCGGCCCGATGCCGGTGCTCGCCGTGTGGCTCTTCGCGGTCTGCAACGGTTCGCCGTGGGGCGTGGTGGCGGTATGCGTCGTGTTCAACGTGATCTCGCTCGCCATGATCCTGACCGCGCCGGAGACACGCGGCATCGACCTGAATCGCACCGATTCCGCCGCCGAAGTGGCGGGCACGGACGCGCCGAATGCCATGCATTCCCAATCTCACTGA
- a CDS encoding type II 3-dehydroquinate dehydratase, translated as MKPLIYVLNGSNLNMLGKREPHLYGTTTLAQVQSRTEALADELGLQCEFRQTNHEGVMVDWLQEAFEKDAAVVINPAGFSFASIPVLDAIKLIKKPVVEVHITNIHQRDEQYRHSLVSLAARGVICGLGVQGYTLAVRAVAEMLREAA; from the coding sequence ATGAAACCACTCATCTACGTATTGAACGGCTCGAACCTGAACATGCTCGGCAAGCGCGAGCCGCATCTCTACGGCACGACGACGCTCGCGCAGGTTCAGTCGCGCACCGAGGCGCTCGCCGACGAACTCGGCCTGCAGTGCGAATTCCGCCAGACGAATCATGAAGGCGTGATGGTCGACTGGCTTCAGGAAGCGTTCGAAAAAGACGCAGCTGTCGTGATCAATCCAGCAGGTTTTTCCTTCGCGTCGATACCCGTGCTGGATGCGATCAAACTCATCAAGAAGCCGGTGGTCGAGGTTCATATCACGAACATCCATCAGCGAGACGAGCAGTATCGGCATTCGCTCGTCTCGCTGGCGGCGCGCGGCGTGATCTGCGGTCTCGGCGTGCAGGGCTATACGCTCGCCGTGCGCGCGGTGGCCGAAATGCTGCGCGAAGCGGCCTAG
- a CDS encoding acyl-CoA synthetase codes for MLPSGDSYEAVASQFEWRIPARYSIAQDVCDKWADGSGRLALIVEAADASQKRYSFDDLKHLSNRFANAMKAQGVARGDRVAIFVRQSVEAAIAHLAAYRMGCVAVPLFALFGMDAIEFRLAHSGAKAVITDSEGAAKIAQVRDALPDLQLVFSADSNFWPAIETASDDETLVDTAADDPAVIIYTSGTTGKPKGALHGHRILLGHLPGVEMSQQCFPRDATLFWTPADWAWIGGLFDVLMPSWHHGVPVLARRFDKFDGNAAFDLLARHAVSHTFLPPTALKMMRATPGAGREGLALRSVASGGESLGEELLSWGREKLGVTINEFYGQTECNMVLSSCERWFEPRNGSIGRAVPGHRVAIVDDRGVPLPCGVQGHIAIARPDPVMFLGYWRDEAATAQKFRGDFLLTGDLGMLDGDGFFRFIGRDDDVITSAGYRIGPGPIEDCLIRHPAVRFAAAIGVPDAKRTEIVCAVVVLNDGFEPGDALVRELQEHVRTRLAAHEYPREVRFVAELPMTATGKVIRKSLRAQFTPDGG; via the coding sequence ATGCTCCCGTCAGGTGATTCGTACGAAGCCGTCGCATCGCAATTCGAATGGCGCATTCCCGCGCGCTACAGCATCGCGCAGGACGTGTGCGACAAATGGGCGGACGGCTCGGGCCGGCTCGCACTCATCGTGGAAGCCGCCGACGCGTCGCAGAAACGCTATAGCTTCGACGACCTGAAGCATCTCTCCAACCGCTTCGCCAACGCGATGAAAGCGCAAGGCGTCGCGCGTGGCGATCGCGTCGCGATCTTCGTGCGGCAGTCGGTCGAAGCGGCCATCGCGCATCTCGCCGCGTATCGCATGGGCTGCGTGGCCGTGCCGTTGTTCGCGCTGTTCGGCATGGATGCAATCGAGTTCCGCCTTGCGCACTCGGGCGCGAAAGCCGTCATCACCGATTCCGAAGGCGCCGCGAAAATCGCGCAGGTCCGCGACGCATTGCCCGACCTGCAACTCGTCTTTTCCGCCGATTCGAACTTCTGGCCCGCGATCGAAACCGCCTCCGACGACGAAACGCTCGTCGACACCGCCGCCGACGATCCGGCCGTCATCATCTATACCTCGGGCACGACGGGCAAGCCAAAGGGCGCGCTGCACGGACATCGCATTCTGCTCGGGCATCTGCCGGGCGTGGAAATGTCGCAGCAATGCTTTCCGCGCGACGCCACGCTGTTCTGGACGCCCGCCGACTGGGCGTGGATCGGCGGACTCTTCGATGTGCTGATGCCGTCGTGGCATCACGGTGTGCCGGTGCTCGCGCGCCGCTTCGACAAGTTCGACGGCAACGCCGCGTTCGATCTTCTCGCGCGCCACGCGGTGAGCCATACGTTCCTGCCGCCTACGGCGCTCAAGATGATGCGCGCCACACCCGGTGCCGGGCGCGAAGGCCTCGCGTTGCGCTCGGTGGCGAGCGGCGGCGAATCGCTCGGAGAAGAGTTGCTGTCATGGGGACGCGAGAAGCTCGGCGTCACCATCAACGAGTTTTATGGGCAGACCGAATGCAACATGGTGCTGTCGTCGTGCGAGCGATGGTTCGAGCCGCGCAACGGATCGATCGGCCGCGCGGTGCCGGGGCATCGCGTGGCAATCGTCGATGATCGTGGCGTGCCGTTGCCCTGCGGCGTGCAGGGACATATCGCCATCGCACGGCCCGATCCGGTCATGTTCCTCGGCTACTGGCGCGACGAAGCCGCGACCGCGCAGAAATTTCGTGGCGATTTCCTGCTGACGGGCGACCTCGGCATGCTCGACGGCGACGGCTTTTTTCGCTTCATCGGCCGCGACGACGACGTAATCACGAGCGCGGGCTATCGCATCGGGCCGGGGCCGATCGAAGACTGTCTGATCCGCCATCCGGCCGTGCGCTTCGCGGCCGCCATCGGCGTGCCGGATGCGAAGCGCACGGAGATCGTGTGCGCGGTCGTCGTGCTCAACGACGGCTTCGAACCCGGCGATGCCCTCGTGCGCGAGTTGCAGGAACACGTGCGCACGCGGCTCGCGGCGCACGAATATCCGCGCGAAGTGCGCTTCGTCGCCGAATTGCCGATGACCGCAACAGGCAAGGTCATCCGCAAGTCGCTGCGCGCGCAATTCACGCCGGACGGCGGCTAG
- a CDS encoding MFS transporter, with translation MTTEFVRNPNLSIQRLMDGLFPWAIALATGLDYFDNSVFSFFASYIAGGINASPDELVWASSAYAVTSVLGILQQQWWIEHIGNRRYIAACLFLFAAGAVAAAFSESSIELALARGFQGYFIGPMMSAARILIQTRFAQRERPAATRRFLNMILLGTALAPLCGGYLVASLGWRALFTSTAFAGVGLGVLACFAVPSTGRVEPHERRDTHFWPYIVFAFAQGALQIVMQQVRFELFSTSPELIVLTVAGLLSLGWFAWHQWHHPRPLLRLHALREKTFQVGIVLYIAFYYINNAMSFLVSRTLEVGLGYPVENAGRLVGYTSIVSLGMAVLYFRYSARIRHKKWLITAGFLLAAFIGAWMVELPPDVSMPWLILPMVLRGMLLLFIALPVANLTFRVFAIEEYSHGYRLKNIVKQLTYSFSTATIIILEQHRVALHQTRLVESINPYNPIFTNAYERLMSGFENMGYSASQAKGLALGEMSRMVTQQANFLGSLDGFYCIIGVALCASVIAIWQKRID, from the coding sequence ATGACCACTGAATTCGTTCGTAATCCGAATCTTTCAATCCAGCGTCTGATGGATGGACTGTTTCCGTGGGCCATCGCGCTCGCAACCGGACTGGATTACTTCGACAATTCCGTGTTTTCGTTCTTCGCGAGTTATATCGCGGGCGGCATCAACGCATCGCCCGACGAACTCGTGTGGGCTTCAAGCGCATACGCGGTGACATCCGTGCTCGGCATCTTGCAACAGCAATGGTGGATCGAGCACATCGGCAATCGGCGTTATATCGCCGCGTGTCTCTTCCTCTTCGCGGCGGGCGCGGTGGCGGCCGCGTTTTCGGAATCGTCGATCGAGCTTGCGCTCGCACGCGGATTTCAGGGCTACTTCATCGGCCCGATGATGAGCGCCGCGCGCATCCTGATTCAAACACGCTTCGCGCAGCGGGAGCGTCCAGCCGCCACGCGCCGCTTTCTCAACATGATCCTGCTCGGCACCGCGCTTGCACCCTTGTGCGGCGGCTATCTCGTCGCGTCGCTGGGATGGCGCGCGCTCTTCACGTCCACTGCGTTCGCGGGCGTCGGCCTCGGCGTGCTGGCGTGTTTCGCGGTGCCGTCTACCGGGCGCGTTGAGCCGCATGAACGCCGCGACACGCATTTCTGGCCGTACATCGTTTTCGCGTTTGCGCAGGGCGCGCTGCAGATCGTCATGCAGCAAGTGCGCTTCGAGTTGTTCAGCACGTCGCCGGAACTGATCGTGCTCACGGTCGCCGGCCTGCTCTCGCTTGGCTGGTTCGCGTGGCATCAATGGCATCATCCGCGGCCGCTGCTGCGTCTGCATGCGCTTCGCGAGAAGACGTTTCAGGTGGGCATTGTGCTGTACATCGCGTTCTATTACATCAACAACGCGATGAGCTTTCTCGTCTCGCGCACGCTCGAAGTCGGCCTGGGCTATCCGGTGGAAAACGCGGGAAGGCTCGTCGGCTACACGTCGATCGTTTCGCTCGGCATGGCCGTGCTGTACTTCCGCTATTCGGCGCGCATCCGGCACAAGAAATGGCTGATCACGGCGGGCTTCCTGCTGGCGGCGTTCATCGGCGCGTGGATGGTCGAGTTGCCGCCCGACGTCAGCATGCCGTGGCTCATCCTGCCGATGGTCCTGCGCGGCATGTTGCTGCTTTTCATCGCGCTGCCGGTGGCCAATCTCACGTTTCGCGTCTTCGCGATCGAGGAATACAGCCACGGTTATCGCTTGAAGAATATCGTCAAGCAACTGACGTATTCCTTTTCCACGGCCACCATCATCATTCTCGAACAGCACCGCGTCGCGCTGCATCAGACGAGGCTCGTCGAAAGCATCAATCCGTATAACCCGATTTTTACTAACGCGTATGAACGCCTGATGAGCGGCTTCGAGAACATGGGTTATAGCGCGTCTCAAGCGAAAGGCCTGGCGCTCGGCGAAATGAGCCGCATGGTCACGCAACAGGCGAACTTCCTCGGTTCGCTGGATGGCTTCTATTGCATCATCGGCGTGGCGCTGTGTGCGAGCGTGATTGCGATATGGCAGAAGCGCATCGACTGA
- a CDS encoding MerR family transcriptional regulator, with protein sequence MPPSQPVLLTIRDAAERLQVTPRTLKYYEERGLVTPTRSEGRYRLYSEQDLEQFARILRLRSLGFSLQGIVEMLKRPMETLGEGRTGYSASSLREIEQALSQQIDAVDARIAAVRRELKEAQAVRGELARDLDYLRRRIAGESKEALLQERITASKSKRATRDAE encoded by the coding sequence ATGCCGCCTAGCCAACCCGTGCTGCTCACTATTCGCGACGCCGCCGAACGGCTGCAAGTCACGCCGCGCACGCTCAAGTACTACGAAGAGCGCGGGCTCGTTACGCCCACGCGCAGCGAGGGACGCTACCGGCTCTACAGCGAGCAGGACCTGGAACAGTTTGCGCGCATCCTGCGCCTGCGCTCGCTCGGGTTCTCGCTTCAGGGCATCGTCGAAATGCTCAAACGGCCGATGGAAACGCTCGGCGAAGGTCGCACGGGCTATTCGGCGTCGTCGTTGCGGGAGATCGAACAGGCGCTTTCGCAACAGATCGACGCCGTGGATGCACGCATCGCCGCCGTGCGCCGCGAACTGAAGGAAGCGCAGGCGGTCCGTGGCGAGCTGGCCCGCGACCTCGACTATTTGCGGCGCCGGATCGCGGGCGAGAGCAAGGAAGCGTTGCTGCAGGAACGCATAACCGCGAGCAAGTCGAAACGCGCAACGCGTGATGCAGAATGA
- the pssA gene encoding CDP-diacylglycerol--serine O-phosphatidyltransferase produces the protein MKRFSMIREFNLADWFTLGNAVCGTGALFSAMSYLDDSDVLHIYLSCALVFAALVFDVLDGRIARWRQKASLLGKELDSLADVISFGVAPAIIAYGFGMRGLYDRVILAYFVACGVSRLARYNVTTEEMSGASGKVTHFEGTPIPTSFVIVLVLTLGAWMGAIGENMWFGAWRIGGFTLHPLVLIYAISGSLMISRIRIPKP, from the coding sequence ATGAAACGATTCTCGATGATCCGCGAGTTCAACCTCGCCGATTGGTTTACGTTGGGCAACGCGGTATGCGGCACGGGCGCGCTATTTTCGGCGATGTCCTATCTCGACGATTCCGACGTCCTGCATATCTATCTGTCTTGCGCGCTGGTGTTCGCGGCGCTCGTGTTCGACGTGCTCGACGGCCGCATCGCGCGGTGGCGGCAAAAGGCATCGCTGCTGGGCAAGGAACTGGATTCGCTCGCCGACGTGATCTCGTTCGGCGTAGCGCCGGCGATCATCGCGTACGGCTTCGGCATGCGCGGGCTGTATGACCGCGTGATCCTCGCGTATTTCGTCGCGTGCGGCGTGTCGCGTCTCGCGCGCTATAACGTGACCACGGAAGAAATGTCGGGCGCGAGCGGCAAGGTTACGCATTTCGAAGGCACGCCAATTCCCACGTCCTTCGTGATCGTGCTCGTGCTGACGCTCGGTGCATGGATGGGCGCGATCGGCGAGAACATGTGGTTCGGCGCGTGGCGCATCGGCGGATTCACGCTGCATCCGCTCGTGCTGATCTACGCGATCTCCGGCTCGCTCATGATCAGCCGCATCCGCATTCCTAAGCCGTGA
- a CDS encoding LysR family transcriptional regulator, whose translation MDKLFSMRVFSRVAETGSFSGVAKDLDCSVGIVSRAVVSLEDDLRTRLLQRTTRRVSLTDSGARYYDKCKRILAEIDAADAEASDAATIARGRLRVHAMPDLGLAQLMSTIVEYRRAHPEVTVDLKLLPGMPDLVHEQFDVSVLSAASLPDSGNTYRIVGRFQRVLVAAPGYLKRHAVESIGDLPMHALTRINAPFAHPCDWHAELAPDAVHGAQPDQIIVNDAEAIRVALLAGAGVSAMPHYFVADDIRAGRLVRLFPDHALQNASVFAVYPSRQHVDAKIRTFVEFLATSLKDKFDVKPPHAARPIADDVRVRAPQFVTA comes from the coding sequence ATGGACAAGCTCTTCAGCATGCGCGTGTTTTCGCGCGTCGCCGAGACCGGCAGCTTCAGCGGCGTCGCGAAGGATCTGGATTGCAGCGTGGGCATCGTGTCGCGCGCGGTCGTCTCGCTCGAAGACGACCTGCGCACCCGGCTCCTGCAACGCACGACGCGGCGCGTGTCGCTCACCGACAGCGGCGCGCGCTATTACGACAAGTGCAAGCGGATCCTCGCCGAGATCGATGCCGCCGACGCCGAAGCCAGCGACGCCGCCACCATCGCGCGCGGCCGTCTGCGCGTGCATGCAATGCCCGATCTGGGCCTCGCGCAACTCATGTCCACGATCGTCGAATACCGGCGCGCGCATCCGGAAGTCACCGTCGATCTGAAGCTGTTGCCGGGCATGCCGGACCTCGTACACGAACAGTTCGACGTATCCGTGCTCTCGGCGGCTTCACTGCCCGATTCGGGCAACACGTACCGGATCGTCGGCCGGTTTCAGCGCGTGCTGGTCGCGGCGCCGGGCTATCTGAAGCGCCACGCGGTCGAGTCGATCGGCGATCTGCCGATGCACGCGCTCACGCGTATCAACGCGCCCTTCGCGCATCCGTGCGACTGGCACGCGGAACTCGCGCCCGATGCCGTGCACGGCGCGCAGCCGGATCAGATCATCGTCAACGACGCCGAGGCGATTCGCGTCGCGCTGCTGGCGGGCGCGGGCGTCTCCGCGATGCCGCACTACTTCGTCGCCGACGATATCCGCGCCGGCAGGCTGGTGCGCCTCTTCCCCGACCACGCGCTACAAAACGCGAGCGTGTTCGCGGTGTATCCGTCGCGTCAGCATGTGGACGCGAAGATCAGAACCTTCGTGGAATTTCTGGCGACGTCGCTCAAGGACAAGTTCGACGTGAAGCCGCCCCATGCAGCGCGCCCGATCGCGGACGATGTCCGCGTGCGCGCGCCGCAATTCGTCACGGCTTAG
- a CDS encoding MFS transporter: MSTPTSTTLDSSKHVELTRGLIALFAFCCGAIVANLYYAQPITELIAPDLHMAGGTASLIVSLTQIGYALGLFFIVPLGDLLENRKLMIATALVSIASLVAATFAHTPGLFLLISLLIGFSSVAVQILIPLAAHLAPDETRGKVVGTIMSGLLLGILLSRPISSLVAGHFGWRAMFGAAAVLMVVITTVLALTIPRRQPDHQATYFQLIGSLGHLVRSMPVLRHRSLYQGLMFASFSLFWTAVPVELTRHYGLTQTAIGIFALIGATGATSAPIAGRLADAGHTVRATFIALVLAALAYLPVVIHPAWGVGALVVTGVVLDFAVQMNMVLGQREIYALHAASRNRLNAVYMTSIFVGGAVGSAFASKLYDHGGWTLVALVATVFPLIALAHFLLIGRHHSARTYTQG, encoded by the coding sequence ATGTCGACTCCAACATCGACCACGCTCGACAGCTCAAAGCACGTCGAGCTTACGCGCGGCCTGATTGCGCTCTTCGCGTTCTGCTGCGGCGCCATCGTCGCGAATCTCTATTACGCGCAGCCGATCACCGAACTCATCGCGCCCGATCTGCACATGGCGGGCGGCACGGCGAGCCTCATCGTGTCGCTGACGCAGATCGGCTATGCGCTCGGGCTGTTTTTCATCGTGCCGCTCGGCGATCTGCTCGAAAACCGCAAGCTCATGATCGCGACCGCGCTCGTGTCGATTGCGAGCCTCGTCGCCGCCACGTTCGCGCACACGCCTGGCTTGTTCCTTCTGATCTCGTTGCTGATCGGATTTTCGTCGGTGGCCGTGCAGATCCTGATTCCGCTCGCGGCGCACCTCGCGCCGGATGAAACGCGCGGCAAGGTCGTCGGCACGATCATGAGCGGGCTCTTGCTCGGCATTCTGCTGTCGCGGCCGATTTCGAGTCTCGTGGCGGGCCACTTCGGCTGGCGCGCGATGTTCGGCGCCGCCGCCGTGCTGATGGTCGTCATCACGACCGTGCTCGCGCTCACCATTCCGCGCCGCCAGCCCGACCATCAGGCAACGTACTTTCAGTTGATCGGCTCGCTCGGCCATCTCGTGCGCTCGATGCCGGTGCTGCGTCATCGCTCGCTGTATCAAGGGCTGATGTTCGCGTCGTTCAGTCTGTTCTGGACCGCGGTGCCCGTTGAACTGACGCGGCATTACGGGCTCACGCAGACGGCCATCGGCATCTTCGCGCTGATCGGTGCGACGGGCGCGACCTCCGCGCCGATCGCCGGACGCCTCGCGGATGCCGGCCACACCGTGCGCGCGACCTTCATCGCGCTGGTGCTCGCGGCGCTCGCCTATCTGCCGGTCGTGATTCACCCGGCGTGGGGCGTGGGCGCGCTCGTCGTGACGGGCGTCGTGCTCGACTTCGCCGTGCAGATGAACATGGTGCTCGGCCAGCGCGAAATCTACGCGCTGCACGCCGCGAGCCGCAATCGTCTGAACGCGGTGTACATGACGAGCATTTTCGTCGGCGGCGCAGTCGGCTCCGCGTTCGCGAGCAAGCTCTACGACCACGGCGGCTGGACGCTCGTCGCGCTCGTCGCCACGGTGTTTCCGCTCATCGCGCTGGCGCATTTCCTTCTGATCGGACGACATCACTCCGCCCGAACCTATACGCAAGGATGA